Proteins encoded together in one Flavobacteriales bacterium window:
- a CDS encoding GIY-YIG nuclease family protein, protein MGATFYMLYSAQLDRFYIGHTTERMDERLRKHLSAHRGWTSRAKDWRVVHEETYADKATAYQREREVKGWKKRSRIEGLIGAAR, encoded by the coding sequence ATGGGTGCCACATTCTACATGCTGTACTCTGCTCAATTGGATCGGTTCTACATCGGGCACACGACCGAAAGGATGGATGAGCGACTGCGCAAGCACCTTTCGGCGCACCGTGGTTGGACATCACGCGCCAAGGACTGGCGGGTCGTTCATGAGGAGACCTATGCGGACAAGGCAACGGCCTACCAGAGGGAGCGGGAGGTGAAGGGATGGAAGAAACGGTCCCGGATCGAGGGGCTTATCGGCGCAGCCCGGTAG
- a CDS encoding GIY-YIG nuclease family protein: protein MGATFYMLYSAQLDRFYIGHTTERMDERLRKHLSAHRGWTSRAKDWRVVHEETYADKATAYQREREVKGWKKRFRIEGLIGAAR, encoded by the coding sequence ATGGGTGCCACATTCTACATGCTGTACTCTGCTCAATTGGATCGGTTCTACATCGGGCACACGACCGAAAGGATGGATGAGCGACTGCGCAAGCACCTTTCGGCGCACCGTGGTTGGACATCACGCGCCAAGGACTGGCGGGTCGTTCATGAGGAGACCTATGCGGACAAGGCAACGGCCTACCAGAGGGAGCGGGAGGTGAAGGGATGGAAGAAACGGTTCCGGATCGAGGGGCTTATCGGCGCAGCCCGGTAG
- a CDS encoding M1 family metallopeptidase, whose translation MSDRHHLVVPGLALLLSHCTPQAGQRGGGEEQGNDAQSRTTAMDSHSAARPQEAVITHLQLDIAVDMQAHRITGTASYALAPGHGARVVMDTDGLRIDSVTDGGGRSLPYELGEAGPFGAALEVELADQVDTIRIAYTTGPGARALQWLSPGQTKGGRHPYLFTQGQAILTRSWIPIQDSPGIRFTYEADVRVPRELMAVMSAANPQHRSADGTYHFRMDQPIPAYLMALAVGDIAFKPIGARTGIYAEPELVEKAAWEFADMEEMVEAAEALYGPYRWERYDVLVLPPSFPFGGMENPRLTFATPTILSGDRSLTALIAHELAHSWSGNLVTNATWNDFWLNEGFTVYFEKRICERLYGPEYAGMLALLGYQDLQHAVSRFTGEGAEQDTRLKLDLAGRDPDDGVSDIAYEKGYAFLRRLEEEVGRERFDAFLRAYFDRFAFKAITTEEFLAHLDEHLVRPLNVQVDINEWVYGTGMPKDLVVPVSDRFLKVEVEIERWRTGTLAKDLRTTGWSTFEWMHFVRHLPDSLSGDRMADLDAAFGFTRSGNAGVVAAWLEQCVRNDYPPAYERLDAFLTEVGRRKFVQPLFEALQTSEKGRGMARNIYQRARPNYHSVTVRTIDELLDWTPMSDPVTL comes from the coding sequence ATGTCCGATCGCCACCATCTGGTCGTTCCCGGCCTGGCCCTTCTGCTGTCGCACTGCACACCACAAGCCGGGCAGCGCGGCGGGGGCGAAGAACAGGGGAACGATGCTCAGAGCCGCACTACCGCCATGGACAGCCACAGCGCTGCGCGCCCCCAGGAGGCCGTCATCACCCACCTGCAACTTGACATCGCAGTGGACATGCAGGCGCACCGGATCACGGGCACGGCGAGCTATGCACTTGCGCCCGGCCACGGTGCTCGCGTGGTGATGGACACCGATGGCCTGCGGATCGATTCTGTCACCGATGGAGGCGGACGTTCGCTGCCCTACGAATTGGGTGAAGCAGGCCCGTTCGGCGCCGCGCTCGAGGTGGAGCTGGCGGACCAGGTGGATACCATCCGCATCGCCTACACCACCGGCCCTGGGGCGCGAGCGCTACAGTGGCTCAGCCCCGGGCAGACCAAGGGCGGACGGCATCCCTACCTCTTCACCCAAGGACAAGCGATCCTCACCCGCAGCTGGATCCCCATCCAGGACAGTCCGGGCATCCGCTTCACCTATGAGGCCGACGTGCGCGTTCCGCGCGAGCTGATGGCCGTGATGAGCGCGGCCAACCCCCAGCATCGTTCAGCGGACGGTACCTACCACTTCCGCATGGACCAGCCCATTCCGGCTTACCTCATGGCCCTTGCGGTGGGAGACATCGCCTTTAAGCCGATCGGCGCGCGCACCGGCATCTACGCAGAGCCGGAACTGGTGGAGAAGGCCGCCTGGGAGTTCGCCGACATGGAGGAGATGGTGGAGGCCGCCGAGGCCCTCTACGGTCCTTACCGCTGGGAGCGCTACGACGTGCTGGTGCTTCCTCCGAGCTTCCCCTTCGGCGGCATGGAGAACCCGCGGCTCACCTTCGCCACCCCCACGATCCTGTCCGGCGACCGGTCCCTCACCGCCCTCATCGCCCACGAACTGGCGCACAGCTGGAGCGGGAACCTGGTGACCAACGCCACATGGAACGACTTCTGGCTGAACGAAGGCTTCACGGTCTACTTCGAGAAGCGGATCTGCGAGCGGCTCTACGGCCCCGAGTACGCCGGTATGCTGGCCCTGCTGGGCTATCAGGACCTTCAGCATGCCGTGTCGCGCTTCACGGGCGAGGGCGCCGAACAGGACACCCGGTTGAAGCTCGATCTGGCCGGCCGTGATCCCGACGACGGGGTCTCCGACATCGCCTATGAGAAAGGGTACGCCTTCCTGCGCCGGCTCGAGGAAGAGGTGGGCCGTGAGCGCTTCGATGCCTTCTTGCGCGCCTATTTCGATCGCTTCGCCTTCAAGGCCATCACCACCGAGGAGTTTCTGGCCCACTTGGACGAACACTTGGTGCGACCTCTGAACGTGCAGGTCGACATCAACGAGTGGGTCTACGGAACGGGCATGCCCAAGGACCTGGTGGTGCCGGTGAGCGACCGGTTCCTGAAGGTGGAGGTGGAGATCGAGCGGTGGCGGACCGGCACCTTGGCCAAGGACCTGCGGACCACGGGCTGGAGCACCTTCGAGTGGATGCACTTCGTGCGGCACTTGCCGGACAGCCTGAGCGGCGACCGCATGGCCGATCTGGATGCGGCCTTCGGTTTTACGCGCTCGGGCAATGCGGGAGTGGTGGCGGCCTGGCTGGAGCAATGTGTCCGCAACGACTATCCGCCAGCGTACGAACGACTGGATGCCTTCCTCACCGAAGTGGGGCGCAGGAAGTTCGTGCAGCCCCTCTTTGAGGCCCTGCAGACCAGTGAGAAGGGCCGTGGGATGGCGCGGAACATCTACCAGCGGGCGCGCCCCAACTACCATTCGGTGACGGTGCGCACGATCGATGAGCTGTTGGACTGGACGCCGATGAGCGATCCGGTGACCTTGTGA
- a CDS encoding phospholipase, with amino-acid sequence MEERFIRVGRTARFHQLGDPPTARRLWVVVHGYGQLARYFLNAFAPVAGADAVVAPEGLSRFYLDDAHQRVGATWMTREDREHEIDDHVRYLDALIELLQPTAGHRPLHVLGYSQGVATVARWLARGRARPAQAVLWGGSLPPEMQPHDLAAAFHGCRVDLVHGEQDALVPRAQWEQNAERLALAGIAVERHLFPGGHALDPVVLRRCFG; translated from the coding sequence GTGGAGGAGCGCTTCATCCGCGTGGGCCGCACGGCCCGCTTCCATCAGCTCGGCGATCCGCCCACCGCGCGCCGGCTCTGGGTGGTGGTGCACGGGTATGGCCAGCTTGCTCGCTATTTCCTGAACGCCTTCGCTCCTGTGGCGGGGGCCGATGCCGTGGTGGCCCCGGAAGGGCTCAGCCGGTTCTACCTCGATGACGCGCATCAGCGGGTGGGCGCCACATGGATGACCCGCGAGGACCGCGAGCACGAGATCGACGACCATGTGCGTTACCTCGATGCGCTCATCGAGCTTCTCCAGCCCACCGCCGGACACCGCCCCCTGCATGTCCTGGGCTATTCCCAAGGCGTGGCCACCGTGGCCCGCTGGCTTGCCCGAGGTCGAGCGCGTCCGGCACAGGCCGTGCTCTGGGGGGGAAGCCTGCCGCCTGAAATGCAGCCACACGACCTGGCTGCGGCATTCCACGGCTGCCGCGTGGACCTCGTACATGGTGAGCAGGACGCACTGGTGCCACGGGCGCAGTGGGAACAGAACGCGGAACGCCTGGCCTTGGCAGGCATTGCCGTGGAGCGCCACCTCTTTCCCGGCGGCCATGCGCTGGACCCGGTGGTGCTGCGCCGTTGCTTCGGCTGA